Proteins found in one Salvia splendens isolate huo1 chromosome 10, SspV2, whole genome shotgun sequence genomic segment:
- the LOC121752657 gene encoding uncharacterized protein LOC121752657, with protein MSSSSIMEPWLMLAAPKSKSWDDDHKLYSLGEKKVISIKSWEAPAWAEGERVIHLGCTRGWMASFNKDNQQIFLSNPITRRHIKLPALPISTSPSIHNIILTSSSPDAHDCRAIITYNRRIALCFPGHNSSSTWLPVCNHLQYVDIAYSTRQKRLFCLNFDSLECWDLQSPSFLWNNPLYGDDEDEKAAVHNGFCILDHLVMDDHSDRLFLVQRHALEGVGRDGSCMRVASTGINRYPHKTLSFDVYEVDAKKGTLSKMEGSLDGLAMFVGCNSSFALPAADFNLTPDSIYFVDYVTGDECHDIGIFNYVDTKLSSIYYPSHPSQTSRGLAPIFWFTPTPH; from the coding sequence AtgagcagcagcagcatcatGGAGCCATGGCTGATGCTAGCAGCACCGAAATCCAAATCCTGGGATGATGATCATAAGTTGTACAGCCTTGGAGAGAAGAAAGTGATTAGCATTAAATCCTGGGAAGCGCCGGCGTGGGCAGAGGGGGAGCGTGTAATACACTTGGGATGTACCCGCGGCTGGATGGCATCATTCAATAAAGATAACCAACAGATTTTCCTCTCCAATCCCATCACCCGTCGCCACATAAAGCTTCCCGCCTTGCCCATATCAACTTCACCCAGCATTCATAATATTATCCTTACCTCCTCATCTCCCGATGCCCACGACTGCCGCGCCATCATCACCTACAACAGACGCATTGCGCTCTGCTTCCCCGGCCACAACAGCAGCAGCACCTGGCTTCCCGTGTGCAACCACCTCCAATACGTGGATATCGCCTACTCCACCCGCCAGAAACGCCTCTTCTGCTTAAACTTTGACTCGCTCGAGTGCTGGGACCTCCAATCTCCCTCCTTTCTGTGGAATAATCCCTTGTATGGTGATGATGAGGATGAGAAGGCGGCTGTCCACAATGGATTCTGTATCCTCGACCATCTGGTGATGGATGACCATTCCGACCGCCTATTTCTAGTGCAACGTCATGCCTTGGAAGGTGTCGGGCGCGACGGATCCTGCATGAGAGTCGCCTCGACTGGCATTAACCGCTACCCACACAAAACCCTTAGTTTCGACGTCTATGAAGTCGATGCCAAGAAAGGGACACTCTCGAAAATGGAGGGTTCATTGGATGGTTTGGCAATGTTTGTCGGATGCAACAGCTCATTTGCGCTTCCCGCGGCGGACTTCAACTTGACACCCGATTCAATATATTTCGTCGATTATGTGACAGGAGACGAATGCCATGATATTGGCATCTTTAATTATGTGGATACTAAACTATCTTCCATCTACTATCCCTCTCATCCCTCTCAGACATCCAGGGGGCTTGCACCAATCTTTTGGTTCACTCCAACTCCACATTAG
- the LOC121752254 gene encoding uncharacterized protein LOC121752254, whose protein sequence is MKFFAAFFNLKGLGNAGLAAGFGSGLRPGTFAKHKNSNAKPEKQKSLSRRGCRCVCNCPECREITQSVNAMSEHWKTVHGYNGDSFCYVCGNANVNGLACRSYEICQAPYVKTAAQRKALFANNARKMKQKWWKKD, encoded by the exons ATGAAGTTTTTCGCAGCCTTTTTCAATCTGAaag GTTTAGGGAATGCAGGATTGGCGGCTGGCTTTGGAAGTGGCTTGAGGCCTGGCACGTTTGCCAAACACAAGAACTCCAATGCAAAGCCGGAGAAGCAGAAATCCTTGTCGAGAAGAGGGTGCCGTTGCGTTTGCAACTGCCCCGAATGCAGAGAGATTACTCAATCTGTCAATGCCATGAGTGAACACTGGAAGACTGTTCACGGCTATAATGGCGACAGCTTTTGCTATGTTTGCGGTAATGCCAATGTCAATGGCCTTGCATGCCGGTCCTATGAGATCTGCCAGGCACCATATGTCAAAACCGCTGCTCAGCGCAAGGCTTTGTTTGCGAATAATGCACGCAAGATGAAACAAAAGTGGTGGAAGAAAGACTGA